Proteins from a genomic interval of Dermacentor variabilis isolate Ectoservices chromosome 8, ASM5094787v1, whole genome shotgun sequence:
- the LOC142591518 gene encoding ubiquitin-conjugating enzyme E2 D2-like: MPLYVIVIIIIILIIVVGASTARAQRAVATGPADRPCSGRRRLLERHVTGLRSASSLVIIAGQQRNMARRLEIHEYSRCMGEEAACASSEKKRAGVKRIASELDEILADPPTQCTAGLVDPANPYRWQATIAGPQGSPYEGGLFKLRIQLSRDYPFEAPVVNFLTAIYHPNISSTDGVVCLDLLKCRWSPALTIGKVLASIRFLMCNPNPDDPLEYNVAAEYRKNREEYIANAKLWTKAFAKE, translated from the exons ATGCCACTGTACgtgatcgtcatcatcatcatcatactcatCATCGTTGTCGGCGCAAGCACGGCACGGGCGCAGCGGGCGGTGGCGACGGGTCCTGCTGACCGACCGTGCTCGGGCCGTCGCCGTCTACTAGAACGTCACGTGACCGGCCTCCGTTCGGCATCATCGCTGGTCATCATCGCTGGTCAGCAGCGGAACATGGCGCGCCGCTTGGAAATTCACGAGTACAGCAGGTG CATGGGCGAGGAAGCTGCCTGCGCCTCCTCGGAGAAAAAGAGGGCCGGCGTCAAGCGCATCGCGAGCGAACTCGACGAGATTCTGGCCGACCCGCCCACTCAGTGCACCGCGGGCCTGGTCGACCCCGCAAACCCGTACCGCTGGCAGGCAACCATCGCGGGACCACAGGGCAGCCCGTACGAGGGAGGGCTGTTCAAGTTGCGCATCCAGCTGTCCAGGGACTACCCGTTCGAGGCTCCTGTG GTGAATTTCCTCACTGCGATCTACCACCCCAACATCAGCAGCACTGACGGCGTGGTCTGCCTTGACCTGCTCAAGTGCAGGTGGTCCCCTGCGCTGACCATCGGCAAGGTGCTGGCCTCCATTCGCTTTCTCATGTGCAACCCGAACCCCGATGACCCGCTCGAGTACAACGTGGCCGCCGAGTACCGGAAGAACCGTGAAGAGTATATCGCAAACGCCAAGCTGTGGACGAAAGCGTTCGCGAAGGAGTAA
- the LOC142591216 gene encoding ubiquitin-conjugating enzyme E2 D2-like, whose product MIPGANATLQRIKKELDEMTSDPPSNCSAGLNDTGDMFNWQATISGPEKTPFEGGVFKLSIFFPNDYPFKPPQVKFITKIYHPNIDSKGFICLDILKSQWSPALSIAKVLLSICALMCEPNPDDPLMAEVASVYKNNRAQYNATARKWTNEYAME is encoded by the exons ATGATTCCAGGAGCCAATGCGACCCTGCAGCGCATCAAGAAAGAGCTCGACGAGATGACGAGCGACCCGCCGTCCAACTGCTCGGCGGGACTCAACGACACTGGTGACATGTTCAACTGGCAGGCCACCATCTCGGGACCCGAGAAGACCCCCTTCGAGGGAGGAGTCTTCAAGCTGAGCATCTTCTTCCCCAATGACTACCCGTTCAAGCCGCCCCAG GTGAAGTTCATTACCAAAATCTACCACCCGAACATCGACAGCAAAGGTTTCATCTGCCTGGACATTCTCAAGTCCCAATGGTCTCCTGCCTTGTCGATCGCCAAGGTGCTGCTGTCCATCTGCGCGCTCATGTGCGAGCCAAACCCGGACGACCCGCTCATGGCGGAGGTCGCCTCCGTGTACAAGAACAACCGCGCTCAGTACAACGCCACTGCCCGGAAGTGGACCAATGAATACGCCATGGAGTAA